The genomic interval GTCAGGACGATCCGCGTCTTTCGAGGCATTCAGCCGGAACTGGTCGAGTTGAACTGATGATGAACGTGACGGCGGGCCTTCAAACTGTCCGTCCTGCAGATCATTGCCCCGGCGAACCTGATGCCGCCGACGTCGATCTGGCACCCTGCATCGCTTCAGGGAAACAGGCCGTTCCTGACGTGCCCCCGCAGCCTTTGGGGCGGGTTCCCTATATCACCCTCCAGGCGTTCTCCGAGACGCCGGGTTTCGTCGCCTCTGTCGATCAGGCGGCCAGGGATCGGCGGCTGTCGCGTGCCGATGTCACGGTCACTTCCGGGGGGCTGCGGGGCGCCGTGGAATGCTTCGCCCAAGCCACCACACCAGACCTTCTCTTGATCGAAACGGGCGTGCACGGCGAGGCGCTTTTCCAGCAGCTCGACGCCTTAGCCGAGGTCTGCGATGCCAACAGCAAGGTTGTTCTGGTCGGAGGCGTCAACGACGTTTCCCTTTATCGACAGCTGCTGGAACGCGGGATTGCCGATTACCTTGTCGCGCCTGCGGGCGCCCTGTCCCTGATCGACGTCGTCCTGCGGCTGTTTCCGCAGGACGAGACCGCGCGCCTGGGAAAGGTCTTGGCGTTTGTCGGGACAAAGGGTGGCGCGGGGTCTTCGACCGTCGCACAGAACACCGCCTGGTCGCTGGCAAAGTCCGGCACCAAGGTGCTTCTTGCAGATCTTGATGTTCAGTTCGGCACTGCTGCCCTATCCTATAATATTGATGCGCCGGTGGGGTTCGCCGAACAATTGGCCGGGGCAGAGCGTCTGGATGATGCCTTGTTCGAGCGGCTTCTTCACAAGCATAGCCCCAACCTGAGCGTACTTGCCGGAGCCACGGCGTCACGGGACGTCGTTCCGCCGTCGCTGGAAGTTCTGGACCGGATAGTTGATCGCGCGCGCGCGACCTTCCCGTTCGTGATACTCGATCTGCCCCATGAGTGGACGCCGTGGGTACGCCAGGCCCTGATGTCGGCCGACGAGGTGATCGTCACGGCCGAACCCGATCTTGCAAACCTCCGGAACGCACGCAGGGTGTTCGACCTGCTCAAGGCCACCCGGCTGAATGACGCCGATCCGCTGCTTGTCCTGAACCGGGTGGGCGTTCCGAGACGGGACGAAATCAAGGCGGAGGAGTTCGCCGCGACGCTGGAGACGCAGCTTCGGGCGAAACTGGCCTTCGCGCCCAAGGCATTCGGCAAGGCGGCCAGTTCAGGGCGGATGATTGCGGAAATCTCGACGGCAGCGGGACAGCCGTTCATGCAATTGGCGCAGCTTTTAAGCGGGAAAGCCCCGCCACGACAAACCCGCCGGTTCCTGGGATGGAGACGGGCGGACGAACAGGTTTGACGCATAAGGCAGGGTATCGTGGGTCCTGCCAGCCTGTCGCGGCGCCGCAATTCGGGGTCCGCCGCAATTGAGACCG from Paracoccus liaowanqingii carries:
- a CDS encoding AAA family ATPase gives rise to the protein MMNVTAGLQTVRPADHCPGEPDAADVDLAPCIASGKQAVPDVPPQPLGRVPYITLQAFSETPGFVASVDQAARDRRLSRADVTVTSGGLRGAVECFAQATTPDLLLIETGVHGEALFQQLDALAEVCDANSKVVLVGGVNDVSLYRQLLERGIADYLVAPAGALSLIDVVLRLFPQDETARLGKVLAFVGTKGGAGSSTVAQNTAWSLAKSGTKVLLADLDVQFGTAALSYNIDAPVGFAEQLAGAERLDDALFERLLHKHSPNLSVLAGATASRDVVPPSLEVLDRIVDRARATFPFVILDLPHEWTPWVRQALMSADEVIVTAEPDLANLRNARRVFDLLKATRLNDADPLLVLNRVGVPRRDEIKAEEFAATLETQLRAKLAFAPKAFGKAASSGRMIAEISTAAGQPFMQLAQLLSGKAPPRQTRRFLGWRRADEQV